The DNA window CATAAACACCTTGGCTCTGAGAGTGCATCCACCTGCTCAAGCACTAATGCGCACTCACCCACACTCAAGGCCTTTGACTTTCCCCAGCAGCCTCTCGACCTGAAAGGGAATCTCTTCCCTTCCGAGAGatcccaaatttgaactcatggctCAGCTCGACCTGCACCTAATCTCTGACTCCACCAATCCTCTGCCCTATTTAAACTAATCCCGTAGGGGATTCTTCCCGGTCTGAGCCACTAGGATGCTGGCGAAATCCTCCATAGGGATCCAGTtttaagtggattttttttttccactgtagTTTTGTTGCTGGTGTTTTAAAGTTTggcttcaaaagaaaagaaaaatatgcagCCTTCTTAGCTCCACTTCTACCTACTGGGTctacaggaaaagaaaaatggacaatTATCCGGAGAATTTGGACCAGATTGGACCAAGCAAACAGTCATACCATCCGCATTGTAtggggttttttaaaagtttcatttttgGCTGATGGGGATGAGAGTCATGTTTACACGGCTTGAGTTCTATAATTGtcccaccctccacccacttTAGCTAAATAGGCTTGCCCCTTCCCCCTTTCAGGCTTAGACAAATCTTGAGCTCGcgtttcttttttgttcctggGGGAACCTCGAAGACATCAGCCCACTGCACTCTGCTCTTgctcccccaccacacacacacacacacacacacacacacacacacactcatttctccctccccccccccccccccccgccccgctccGTGAAGGAATCAAACACGGATCCGGGAGCGGGGATGATTCTGACAAGTTAAATTGCAAAGCAGGCAAaggatggaggtgggggggggggggaggggggaaagggatcCTGTCTCTTTAACTGGCGCTCCAGACAAAGCCGTCTCCCCTCGGAGCCGAGCGGAGCCGAGCGCAGCCCGGCGCAGACCTGTCAGCGCGTTTCCAGCACTTGGGAGAGAGTTTGCAAAGTCATAATTATATCTCTTAACCTGTCTTGCTCTCTGCAGAAGAAGGTCCCATTATATTGAAATGAGATTATTAGCCATCAAATACTTTCTTTCTCCggagtttttttcccccttaaaaaaaaatttcaaataccTTAACGACCTAGCACTTGCGTTTACATCCTTTCCTTCAGCGCCCCAGGTCCAAAGCAGGGTAggtttgggggggcggggtgtcaAAGAAGATGGAACAGATCAACTTCCCTTTCTCGGGCCCCTAGGCCCGAGATTCCTAGGCCTAGGAAGGTGAGGGagcaggaggggaagagaatcaAAAGGAAATGGGGAGTGACACCCGAGAACTTTCTAAGAGGAGGTGGTGGTgacaccccccacacccccagccTCCTCCATGACCCAAGAAGACTGCATCTCCAGAATTTAAATGGTAATTTCTGCACGGTTGGGAAGCGAAAGATGTgaaatggggaaagaggaagtGGGGATAAAACTCCAGAAGAGGCCATCTTGGGGACCAAGAGTAAGGACTGGGACTGGGCGTTAGGATGTGGACACTGCGGGTGGAGCTGTGGAACCGAGGTTGGCTCACTACGCCAGAGGTTGGCTGCTCATCTAATCCAAGTTCTCTGGCGGATGGAATTTCAGTTTGCaataaatggggggggagggttctCCAAGTTCAAGGTCTGTCTGGTTTAGACTCTGGATTGTGAGCCCCTCGAGGGCAAGGTGCGGGGCTCTTCCAggttctgccccacccccactcccactctcATTCTccacttttctcccctccccccacactccTTCCCGCCCACTTCCAACTcttcaaggagaaaaataatttgggcTTCGCAGTTCTCCAGCCATCTTCCAGAAGGTCTGTTCCTATGTTTTCACTCCTAAAGGACTAAAGGGAATTTGGTAAAAAATAAGGTCTAGCTTAAGATTTAAAACTAGAGAAGTTTAGAGTTcaaaccttagacatcatctggaccaactccctccttttacagaaggggaaactgagacccagggaaagtgacttttctaaggtcacattttGAGTTATGGTAGAGCCTGGAATAGTATCCATCCATGTATTTCCCCAGTTCTATGCTCTTTTTATGGGCAATATGTCTCAGTAATTACCCTGGGGCCAAAAAGACATTTTTGTGACAATGATCTgggttcctcccccccccccagttgagGGGAAAACAGTTGgggttggggttttctttggtcctaaatcaTTCAAATGAGAATCATTTTCTTCCAAGGCAGTAGAGAGAAGTTACTAAATTTAGAATGAGTCCATCACAATTAGGGCGATTTATTAGGAAGCAATTTCAATATGAGAGGCAGAAGTCCAGTAAGTTGGCCTCACAATCAGAGAGGAGCTATATTCAAGTAGTGCTTCTGTAGCAATCCTCactgtgaccctagaaaagtcatttaacttctcagtacccCCAAGCAACTCTCAATGACTGTGCTGTCCATCTTAACTGGTGGAAGGTCTTCTTTCAATTAGGAGCTCCTGTATAGAGAGTAGGACCCCAAAATGTGCAATATAAAATAGTCTGATACAAAACTGAATGTAGGTAGATGActaagtagatagagtgtcagacctagAGATAGGatcagttcaaatgtgacctgagacagttactagctgtgtgaccctgggcaagtgtcttaaccctgtttacctcagtttcctcatttctcaaatgacctgaagaaggaaatggcaaaccactccagtatcaagaaaaccccaaatggggtcgtgaagaataGGACACAAGTGAACAATAAATACACAGCTCCCCAGACAGAGGATCCAGAACAATTGGGTCTGAGGGTAACAGAAAATGATCTGATGGTTAAAATGGGCACTAATGCATTGCCAATTTTCataaatttcaaatatatagCAAGACCTGGAGTGGTAGGAATAGGAATTCAGTAAGAGAAGTGAAAGAaggtagatttagagctgggctTGGATCATCTAGTCTTAACCTTTCTGTATTGTGACTCCCTTGGGCAGTctggctaaaaacaaaacaaaacaaaaaaaaaaacccatggacCCCCTTcacagaatattttcttttaaatcatgaTGAAGAGAACACTAAATTTCAGAAGtgtgtgaaaataaagatgtgattttttttctcatctaaatTCACAGACCTCCCCTTGAATCTATCTACTAATCCCTCAGGAATACATAATcctcagattaagaacccctgacctgGTCCAAGacgttcattttttaaataaaacctgaGACTCAGAAGtggtcaatgacttgcccaatgttagCCATCTAGAAAATATCAGGGCTGGGATTAAAAGCCAAgtccttgggagcagctaggtggcacagtggatgaagcatgggctttggattcaggaggacctgagtttaaatccagcctcagacacttgacacttactagctgtgtgacgctgggcaagtcacttagctccacaaacaaacaaacaaaagccaagTGCTCTGATTAGAAATCCATTACTCTTTTCCATTTACCAAGAATCTAAATTTACCTCTGCATTGCCTCCTCCCTCATAGGTTCTTTGGACTCCTTTCCATGAGGGATAAATTTCAAGGCACAAGACAGACACAAGACATTCttaaatcaaatatattttttattcttagaaTAAATAGTAGGTTAGGGGGTTGTCACTCTCCCTGGGGGAATGGGGTACTTCCCTGAGGAAGGTGGGATTGATGGCTTCTGGGGGGCCCATTCTTGGAAGGGGCCATGATAAAACCTTGGGGCCAAATACCTAGTGGGACCAGCTGCCGGGGATGCAGAGGGTGACTGGTGGGTTGAAGTCCGGACTGGGAGGTTAGCTGGAAAGATGAGCGAGAAGCCAGTTGTGTTCGGGGCCACGCCCCTGATCCTGTTGACTCTCCCTTGGATAGTAAGTACGGAAACCTTTGGGTGGCCTGCCGGGGGAGAGGTGGGGGCCGAGGACGAAGCACTACCTTTGTTCTTAAGCTGCATCCACAGAGACAGGGCCCAAGCACAGGGGGGAGGAGTGTGCAGATCTTGTTTTCCCCCCACCATTGGCTCTGCCCCAGGAAGTTATGCCCCAATATTGCCTTCTGCCTCCGGCCCCTGAAGGTTTGCTCCTttctgggaatggagggaggaaaggaaattagataaggagaagagagacaaatggagaaagatgtagtttaaaaaaaaaaaagacagctcaaGATAGACACAAAGACCGCAAGACTATAAGATATTCTTATGGATAAAGAATTCAAGCAGAAAGAGAGGGAATTGGTGCTTTGGGACTTTAGTTAAAGAATTCAGTGGCCATACATACCCTGGATTTTTCTGGCTCTGGGGGGCTTCCTCAGTAGGACTGGAGCTGGGGTCAGGGCCCTCAGTAGAatcttcattcattttctctaagaaagaggagagaaagagaaagaaaaaacaataggtAGAGGGGCTGGAATTAGGGAATGAAGGGGGTAacagagagacaaaagaaagaagacctagaagaggaaggagggaaggaaattcGTGTTAGAAATTCACACAAACCTCGAATGTGAATCCAGACAACTCCTACATAGCTGGGATAGTGGGAAGCATAAAAGGGATAGGtgatgaaaggagggaggaggggagagagatcaTGGGAAGGGGAGTTAGGAGGGAGAgatcttcttccccctcctcacaTCCTTAGTCCACCAGGGTCTAAGGAAGAAATAAGACCAAGAGAACCATCACAGTCCACCCCATCCCCAGCAACCAT is part of the Dromiciops gliroides isolate mDroGli1 chromosome 4, mDroGli1.pri, whole genome shotgun sequence genome and encodes:
- the LOC122754988 gene encoding uncharacterized protein LOC122754988, with the protein product MEVPSDLSIMGSHSYPPRHQLKEKMNEDSTEGPDPSSSPTEEAPQSQKNPGKEQTFRGRRQKAILGHNFLGQSQWWGENKICTLLPPVLGPCLCGCSLRTKVVLRPRPPPLPRQATQRFPYLLSKGESTGSGAWPRTQLASRSSFQLTSQSGLQPTSHPLHPRQLVPLGIWPQGFIMAPSKNGPPRSHQSHLPQGNPVGRSGAKKAAYFSFLLKPNFKTPATKLQWKKKIHLKLDPYGGFRQHPSGSDREESPTGLV